A single genomic interval of Helianthus annuus cultivar XRQ/B chromosome 13, HanXRQr2.0-SUNRISE, whole genome shotgun sequence harbors:
- the LOC110902656 gene encoding AT-hook motif nuclear-localized protein 5, which translates to MLCLSGCYLLSENSGAQGRTGGLSISVCSADGNVIGGRLVASSSVQVMLCSFVYGGGSDVKAKTKTETSSRDEKRLDIQLNETSPEAVREQQKFTSRLKKLAY; encoded by the exons ATGCTATGTTTATCCGGCTGTTATCTGCTTTCGGAAAACAGCGGGGCTCAGGGCCGGACCGGTGGTTTAAGTATCTCGGTTTGTAGTGCTGATGGCAATGTCATTGGCGGTAGGCTTGTTGCATCCAGCTCAGTACAG GTGATGCTTTGTAGTTTCGTGTACGGTGGCGGTAGTGATGTTAAAGCGAAGACCAAAACAGAAACATCCTCAAGGGACGAGAAACGTTTGGATATTCAACTTAACGAGACGAGTCCTGAAGCGGTTCGTGAGCAACAAAAATTCACGAGTCGGCTTAAGAAACTCGCCTACTGA